The following are encoded together in the Phaseolus vulgaris cultivar G19833 chromosome 9, P. vulgaris v2.0, whole genome shotgun sequence genome:
- the LOC137822683 gene encoding polyol transporter 5-like: MEEGKAAAQKSLEDFDPKKAPKRNKFAFACAILASMTSILLGYDVGVMSGAVIYIKRDLKLTDVQIEIVVGIINLYSLIGSCLAGRTSDWIGRRYTIVLAGGIFFMGAILMGFSPNYPFLMFARFVAGVGIGYALMIAPVYTAEVSPPSCRGFLTSFPEVFVNGGILLGYISNYGFSKLPLHMGWRMMLGVGAVPSVILAVGVLAMPESPRWLVMRGRLAEATKVLNKISDSPQEAQLRLADIKAAAGIPENCNADVVEVANQNSGGDGVWKELLLYPTPAVRHILIAALGLHFFQQASGIDAVVLYSPEIFKKAGLESDGEQLLATVAVGFAKTVFILVATFLLDRVGRRPLLLTSVGGMVFSLLTLAVSLTVIERSRAELKWAIGLSIATVLSYVSTFSVGAGPITWVYSSEIFPLRLRAQGAAMGVVVNRVTSGVISMTFLSLSNKITIGGAFFIFGGIAMCGWIFFFTMLPETQGKTLEETEECFGKFGSWSHSKGNKDTHNSAEIELVN; the protein is encoded by the exons ATGGAGGAGGGCAAAGCAGCAGCTCAGAAATCTCTTGAGGATTTTGATCCTAAAAAGGCTCCAAAAAGGAACAAGTTTGCTTTCGCTTGTGCCATATTGGCTTCCATGACTTCCATATTACTTGGCTATG ACGTTGGGGTGATGAGTGGAGCGGTGATATATATAAAGAGGGACCTGAAACTGACGGACGTGCAAATCGAGATCGTGGTTGGAATCATCAACCTGTACTCTCTGATAGGTTCGTGCCTCGCCGGGAGAACCTCGGACTGGATCGGTCGGCGTTACACGATCGTCCTGGCCGGAGGCATCTTCTTCATGGGAGCCATCCTCATGGGATTCTCTCCAAACTATCCCTTTCTCATGTTCGCGCGATTTGTGGCGGGCGTTGGCATCGGTTATGCTCTCATGATTGCCCCCGTCTACACGGCAGAAGTGTCCCCTCCTTCGTGTCGTGGCTTTCTCACCTCCTTCCCCGAG GTATTCGTGAATGGAGGGATATTACTGGGATACATATCAAACTATGGCTTTTCCAAGCTGCCGCTTCACATGGGATGGAGGATGATGCTGGGAGTGGGGGCGGTGCCTTCGGTGATCCTGGCGGTGGGAGTGTTGGCCATGCCGGAGTCCCCACGGTGGTTGGTCATGAGAGGTAGGCTCGCCGAAGCCACAAAAGTCCTCAACAAAATCTCTGACTCTCCCCAGGAGGCTCAGCTCAGGCTAGCAGATATCAAAGCCGCCGCCGGAATCCCGGAGAACTGCAACGCCGACGTCGTTGAAGTGGCGAACCAGAACAGCGGCGGCGATGGTGTATGGAAAGAGCTGCTCCTTTACCCTACGCCCGCGGTGCGTCACATCCTGATCGCCGCTCTGGGCCTCCACTTCTTCCAACAGGCTTCCGGCATAGACGCCGTCGTGCTGTACAGCCCCGAGATTTTCAAAAAGGCTGGCCTGGAATCCGATGGCGAGCAGCTTCTCGCAACCGTGGCCGTTGGATTCGCCAAGACGGTTTTCATCTTAGTGGCTACGTTTTTGTTGGATCGGGTCGGGCGCCGCCCCTTGTTATTGACCAGCGTTGGCGGCATGGTCTTCTCGCTTCTCACGCTCGCCGTTAGCCTCACCGTCATTGAGCGCTCACGCGCCGAGCTGAAGTGGGCCATTGGTCTGAGCATAGCGACGGTTTTGTCGTACGTGTCGACGTTCTCCGTTGGGGCGGGTCCCATCACCTGGGTATACAGCTCGGAGATCTTCCCGTTGAGGCTACGCGCCCAGGGTGCGGCTATGGGAGTTGTGGTGAATAGAGTGACGAGTGGAGTGATCTCAATGACGTTCTTGTCCCTGTCTAATAAGATAACTATTGGTGGGGCCTTCTTCATCTTTGGGGGAATAGCGATGTGTGGATGGATCTTCTTCTTTACCATGCTCCCTGAAACACAGGGCAAGACCCTTGAGGAAACGGAAGAGTGTTTTGGTAAATTCGGTTCATGGTCCCACAGCAAGGGTAATAAGGACACTCACAACAGTGCAGAGATAGAATTAGTCAATTGA